The following DNA comes from Synechococcus sp. CC9616.
CGACACCTGCGGAACCGGTGGTGATGGTGCCGACACCTTCAACATCTCCACAGCTGTGGCATTCACGGCGGCGGCCTGTGGCGTGACGGTGGCCAAGCACGGCAATCGCAGTGCCAGCGGCAAGGTGGGCTCTGCCGATGTTCTGGAGGGCCTTGGTCTTCAGCTCAATGCACCTCTCACAGCCGTGGTCAAGGCCCTCTCAACAACAGGCGTCACCTTTCTTTTTGCTCCGGCGTGGCATCCAGCTCTCGTGAATCTGGCGCCCTTAAGACGCAGCCTTGGTGTTCGCACGGTGTTCAACCTGTTGGGACCGTTGGTCAACCCCCTCCGTCCCCAGGCTCAGGTTTTAGGGGTGGCTCGTGAGCAGCTTCTGGAGCCGATGGCTGGAGCTTTGCGTGACCTGGGAGTCCAGCGATCGATCGTGGTGCACGGCGCTGGTGGGCTGGATGAGGCCTCCCTTGCCGGCCCGAACCAAGTGCAGATGATTGAAGCTGGGGTCATCACCCCAAGAACGATCGCGCCCGAAGATGTGGGTCTGACGCAGGCGCCGCTTGAGGCTCTCCAGGGCGGAGACCTGTCCACCAATCAGGACATCCTGAGCTCAGTGCTTCAAGGGCGAGGCAGCCGCGCTCAGATTGATGTTGTGGCGTTCAACACGGCCCTGGTTCTCTGGGCTGCGGGTCGGGAAATGGATCTCACAAAGGCTGTGCAGCAGGCTTTGGATGTGATCGGGAATGGGCTTCCCTGGCAACGCCTCGAGGCGTTGCGTGTCGCCCTGGCCGATGAAAATGGAGAATGAAGACACATCGCTTCTGATCGGACAGCGCTGATGACTGACTCATCGTCCGCTGCAGCTCATCTCGTTCTGGCAGATGGCACTGTGCTCCGAGGCCGCTCCTTTGGCCACCGCGGCTCTGTGGTCGGGGAGGTGGTGTTCAACACGGGAATGACGGGATATCAGGAGGTGATCACGGACCCGAGTTATGCCGGTCAGCTGGTCACTTTCACGTATCCGGAGTTGGGAAACACCGGGGTGAATCCCCAGGATCAGGAGGCGGAGCACCCCCATGCCCGTGGCGTGATTGCCCGTCAACTGGCACCGAGGCCAAGCAACTGGCGCTGTCAGCAGCCCCTCGACCAGTGGATGGCGGACCACAACGTTGTGGGAATCTGCGGCGTCGATACCCGCGCCCTCGTTCGCCATCTTCGTGAGGGCGGTGCAATGAACGGGGTGATCAGCAGTGATGGACGCGCCCCAGCCGAGCTATTGGCTGAACTCCGTCGGGCTCCGTCCATGGAGGGCCTCAACCTTGCTGATCAAGTCAGCACCAGAACGCCTTATTCCTGGTCAACACCCTCCCGCGTCGGTTTCGATCAGCGCCTCAAGTCGAAACCTGAGCGTCCCTACCGCGTTACAGCAATCGATTTCGGGATCAAACGGGCGATTTTGGATCGTCTTGTGGCCCATGGCTGCGATGTAACCGTCCTCCCTGCAAATTCCGATCTGAGCAATGTCCTTCGTGAATCACCGGATGGCGTCTTCCTCTCCAACGGTCCGGGCGATCCTTCCGCTGTAGACGGAGGCATCTCATTGGCCAAACAACTCTTGGGCCAAACCGACCTTCCCCTGTTCGGCATTTGTCTTGGCCATCAAATTCTGGGTTTAGCCCTTGGAGGGCGCACGTTCAAGCTGGCTTACGGCCATCGCGGCCTCAACCATCCATGTGGAACCACAGGACAGGTCGAGATCACCAGCCAAAATCACGGCTTCGCTTTGGATGCGACCTCTCTGCCAGAGGACATCCTGGATGTCACGCACTGGAATCTCAACGACCGCACCGTTGCAGCCTTCGCGCATCGTCATCAGCCAGTTTTCGGGGTGCAATATCACCCTGAGGCCAGTCCAGGCCCGCATGATGCCGACCATCACTTCGCCAGATTTGCGGCATTGATGGGGGAACGCCGCTCTGGGCGTGGTTGACGGTCGCCAAGATCCCTACACTCCGTGCGTGAATGCCCGGAGGGGTTGATCCCATCAGCGAATTGCAGCGACTGACCGTCTCGCTCCGCGGCGGCTTCGAGCAGAAGAACGGCTGCCTGGTGTTTCATTTCACCGGTCAGCTGGACGCTTACTCCGAGAAGCAGTTCATGGACTACGTAGGCGATGTACTCAAGGCCAGCAAATTGGCTTCGGTGTTTGATCTGAGCAAGATTGATTTCCTCGACTCCTCCGGTCTTGGTGCCCTTGTTCAGATCGCCAAACTCTGCAAAGACGCCAAACGTACCTTTGCGGTGGTTGGTAATTCGAGGGTGACTCAGACCGTGAAACTTGTTCGCCTCGAAGAATTTCTGCATCTGGCGAATGACCTGCCGACGGCGCTCAGTCAGATTGCTGCTTGAGCGACTGGATCCGAGGCCAACCGCTTTCGGCAGGGTCCTCTGATCTGGGCCCTCTCCAGCTTGCCTGGCTTGGAGATGCGGTCTGGGAACTGCATCAGCGCCTGCGCCATTGCCGACAACCTGGACGCTCAGAAGATCTGCATCGTGCCGTTGTGGCAGAAGTGAGAGCCGATGCTCAGGCCGGCGCGCTTGAACGGCTCGATCCCTGGCTCAACGACGAGGAAAGGGATTTGGTTCGTCGTGGCCGCAACCGCGCCGGCCGAGGACCCCGTCGAAGCGATGCAGCGACGTATGGACAGGCCACTGGATTTGAGACAATGGTTGGCTGGCTGTTTT
Coding sequences within:
- the trpD gene encoding anthranilate phosphoribosyltransferase, yielding MSSDRPSWPALLDSVIEGDHLSEQQATALMHAWLAEELTPVQTGGFLTALRAKGMVAQELAAMAAVLREACPLPCERPDLLMVDTCGTGGDGADTFNISTAVAFTAAACGVTVAKHGNRSASGKVGSADVLEGLGLQLNAPLTAVVKALSTTGVTFLFAPAWHPALVNLAPLRRSLGVRTVFNLLGPLVNPLRPQAQVLGVAREQLLEPMAGALRDLGVQRSIVVHGAGGLDEASLAGPNQVQMIEAGVITPRTIAPEDVGLTQAPLEALQGGDLSTNQDILSSVLQGRGSRAQIDVVAFNTALVLWAAGREMDLTKAVQQALDVIGNGLPWQRLEALRVALADENGE
- the carA gene encoding glutamine-hydrolyzing carbamoyl-phosphate synthase small subunit, with the protein product MTDSSSAAAHLVLADGTVLRGRSFGHRGSVVGEVVFNTGMTGYQEVITDPSYAGQLVTFTYPELGNTGVNPQDQEAEHPHARGVIARQLAPRPSNWRCQQPLDQWMADHNVVGICGVDTRALVRHLREGGAMNGVISSDGRAPAELLAELRRAPSMEGLNLADQVSTRTPYSWSTPSRVGFDQRLKSKPERPYRVTAIDFGIKRAILDRLVAHGCDVTVLPANSDLSNVLRESPDGVFLSNGPGDPSAVDGGISLAKQLLGQTDLPLFGICLGHQILGLALGGRTFKLAYGHRGLNHPCGTTGQVEITSQNHGFALDATSLPEDILDVTHWNLNDRTVAAFAHRHQPVFGVQYHPEASPGPHDADHHFARFAALMGERRSGRG
- a CDS encoding STAS domain-containing protein; translated protein: MPGGVDPISELQRLTVSLRGGFEQKNGCLVFHFTGQLDAYSEKQFMDYVGDVLKASKLASVFDLSKIDFLDSSGLGALVQIAKLCKDAKRTFAVVGNSRVTQTVKLVRLEEFLHLANDLPTALSQIAA
- a CDS encoding ribonuclease III domain-containing protein; translation: MSDWIRGQPLSAGSSDLGPLQLAWLGDAVWELHQRLRHCRQPGRSEDLHRAVVAEVRADAQAGALERLDPWLNDEERDLVRRGRNRAGRGPRRSDAATYGQATGFETMVGWLFLHNPERLAQLLDRLESTEQPSKQRFETP